The genomic DNA CCCCTGACTGTCCCCCACCCAGGTACCAGGCCAGTCTTCCCACCACCCTCAATGGCCTAGGGAACACGAAGATCAAATGCAAGGGGGAAATGGAAAGGGTGATAGGTGAGCCTATGGCTGAGTACAAGAGACATGCGGGGCAGGGGAACAGCAGGcaggtgtggggagggaggaggcaggccgGGCGAGGGGGCTGCCGCCACACCAGCTTCCCTCACTCATCAGTGCGGTAGAGCGCCAGGGCGTGGCCAGTGAAATCGATGACATCCTGGCCCAGATCAAACTTCCGGTAGACATCACGCATGCTGGTAGTCTGGGGGTCAACACCCTCAAAGGTCTTGGGGTCATTCTCATCGAAGTTTGCCACAAACACCAGGAACTTGCGGAAGCGCCGTTTCTCAAACATGCCCATCAGATCTAAGGCAGGCGGCAGGAGGAGGTTCTGCACCAGCGAAGCACAAAACTCTCCTTCCCACAGGGCAGGTCCCCACTCCCAGCGCAGCTGTCATGGGACCTTAGGTCAACCCCTCCGCTCTTTTCAGCCTCGGTTTCCCTGCCTGTATGAAGAGGGGACTGGCCTGGATGGCTCTAAGGGCCTTCCTTGCTCGGACATTTGGGGATGTCTCGGGGACCCAGTGGAGCCCCTGTCAAAAGCTCAAGTCTTTCCAAAGCAGCCCTGTCCTCCTCCATGTCACATCCCTGCTGCGTGTGGACCTCTCTCCTGGCAGCCATCCGTGAGGCGTGGCATGGGGCCGAGGGAATACAGAGTCCTTCATGAGgaatgtgactttggacaagggGGTGCCTTACTCTGGACAGCCACCCATCCCAAGGACAGTCAACTTCCCTGCCACCCCATGATTCTCTGGCTCAGGGGGCCCACACTCACTGGAAGCCAAGGCCTCAGTCTCAGTGGATGGTACTTTGTAGATCTTGCCCCCCTTGTAGACAAAGCTGCCCTCGACCACCTTGAAGTCCAGATAGCGAGTCACCTCTGTATACAGTAGCATCTTTACCAGCTGCCCTGTGGGTGCACATGGGGCAACATCGGCACTGCTCTCTCCAGAGGCTCTGCTGGTCTGGCTGCACCTCCCCATCACCCCCGACCTGCAATACGTCCTTCCTGTTCCTCACCATTAGCCATAAGGAATTTGGGAATGAGGTCAACGTTCCAGTCTCGGCCTCGGCCCATCGTCTCAGGGGGCCCCTCCAGCAACTGAAAACGCTTATACAGCTGTAAGCAGAAGAGACACCTCAGGGaccacctcctcctgctccaggcaCCTGGGGAGCTTCTTCCACCCGGTGCCGCTACGTGGGAGGTGAACAGGGATGGGCCTGGGCCCGGGTGTCTCACCTCCTCCAGGGGTGTGATGGAGGAGCTCTCGCCCCCATAGTAGGGGTTCCGGTCCATGTGCAGCACCTTCTTCCCGTTCACAGACATGATGCCCGACAGGATGCATTCCTGTGGGGAGGGCAATACCATCCTCTCACTCCCACCTGCCTCCGTTCCTACCAGCAGCCCTGATTTGTTCCCCACCCAAACCTGCCCCAGTGGACAGCTCCTTCCACCCCCTCGAAACCGGCTAGTTGCCTCGCCTAAAATTGGGGTGACAGCTTCATCCGACCACCGTCTCCTTTGTAACCTTGCTGGGCAAAGGAGTCCCGTCCCCCTCACAAGGCAGACAGTGAAATAACGGAGGCTCTGAGGGGGGCAGGGCATCCAGTAGACACAGGATGGCCTTCCAGTACCCACACGCTGATGGACATGTATTTACGCAGAGCTGCACAGAAAGGCTGTTAAAACACAACGAGGCACAGACGGGACCCAGCTGGACTGCAAAGGACACTCAAAAGGGAGGCGAAGAAAGGCTTAGCACAGTCCTTGAAATTGTAGGCCCCACCCTGGACTGATCTTTCTTCAAATGGCGGGAGACCCTGCTGCTAAGGAGGGGCATCTGGGCTTGGACCGAGAAACAAGAGTCTCTCTGGGGAGCGGGCCAACGGGGTTTTTGGGGAAAGGGGGAAGATAAACACCCTCACCAGTCACTGTCACTAGCCCAAGGACAAAGGCTGCAGATGCTACTCAGCCTGAGGTCTCCATAGGCAACCGGGGTGGGGTTGAGGGAATGTGCGTACTGCCCCCACCGCTGCTCCTTCTGGAACATTCCCTGGATCCCCTGGCCCCAGAAGACGAGGAGGCGGGCTGAGGGTCCACCCTGGGGAGGCCCCCTGACCCCAGGTCTCTGTCCCCACCGGGGTTAGCGCAAGATGGGAAGGGACGCTGGGAGGGGACACTGGGAGGGGACGCTAGGAGCGGACGCTAGGCGGGCGATGGGTGCGGGCAACGCGGGGAGGGGGAGAGATTCTGTGATGGGTGGGGGCAATCGGTGGGCGGGGTCGGGGGGCATCGGGCCGAGTTGGGGTGCGTTTTCCGGCCCAGCAGGCAggggaaggaaagatggaagggCGCCGGGGGTAGGACCCGGCTAGCTCAGGGGGCAGCCAGGAAGGGGGCCCCTTCGGGAAGACAGGGTCATAGCAACAAGCAGAGGCGACGTTGAGGGGGCAGCGGCGCGGGGAGCGGCGGAGTGGGCACGGCGCCGGCTTTTTGGAGAGCCGAGCGCATTAGATGGCAGTGACCGGAGGGTGGGCCAGCGGCCACATCATCTCAGGGGATGGCGAGCGCACGACGCGGGGCCAAGAGCGCCCGGGGCCGCACTTACGGTGAGGCCGGTCCCCAGCACGATCACATCATATTCCTCGTCCATGGTCAGGCCTCGGTGCCAGTGCCTGCtcggctcctcctcctccttcaccgCAGcagtcgccgccgccgccgccgccgcactGGACCAAAGATGGCGGCGTTCTGGCCGCTGCCTGACCCCTCCGCCACGTCAAAGAGTCCCGCCTATTCTCGAGCCCCGTCGCGCTCGGCCAGAGCTACCGTCTCCCCAGCTCGCCTCCCGGGAGACCTGTCAGGGCCCGGGCCACAGCACCAGCACGGCTCCGAGGGCGACGCTGCTCGCCGAGGGTCCAGAgaggcgcggggcggggcgggcggggcgggcTGGCGGCCGGTGCTGCGGCTAGGGAAGAATCCGTGCGCGGAGCCGCGCGCGCCCCGCCCCACCCTctctgccccgccccgccccgccccgccccgccccgcgcgtgcccgccccgccccccgggaGGCTTGGCGCGGTCCCGCGGCCGGGTGCGCGCCGCTGCGGCAGCCGGGGCGGCTCTCTTATGACATGAAGGCTCCCTATTGTCACGACGGCCTCCTGAGTCGCCAAAGCGCACCGGGACTCGGCCCGACCACCCCTTCCTGCCCTAAGTGGTTAGGGCCCACCTTGCTAAAGCCCCTCCGGGTCTCCGCGGATGCTTCGTCACCTCCTGCTCGCCGGGCTCCATCCTCCCGCATCCCTCCAGCGAGCGCGCACCTAAAGCCCAGCGCAGAAATGAGGTACAAGAGGCCCAAATCATGGCGATCCGCGTTTATTAGGAAGGAAACAACCGAGCACGCCAGGCTCCTGCCAGGCACTCCCGATGGGAACATGCCAGACAGCCGGCGATTGCACCCAGCCCACCTGGCGTGGAGGTCCCTTCCTTCTCAGGCCACAGAAATAAACCCCAGTGTACTGCTTATCATTAGCACAACATCAGCAGAAAACAATAACGACAGCAAAGCAGGCAGACATTTAAGTAGTACCTCCACACCGCCAAACTCAGGGCGCCCCGTAACCTTAAGGAGGGAGCATTTGCTACACAAAAGCACTATCCACAGCTAGGGATGATGTAGACACAAGAATAAATAAGGAGAAAGGGGACCCTAGAATTCATGTCCCTTATGCCTCACCAcggctgagcctgggaggttggtCTAGCATCTACGCAGAATTATGTACACCttgttggtagagatgggggcaGCCCCAGCCAGGAAAGCTCCTCAGTGGGCTGAAGGGGGAGCAAGATGGGCTAAAGGGAGCTTGGGGTTCATGCTGTGGTAGGAAGAGGGACACTGTCCCACCCTCAACCCCCTCCTGGCACAGGGTCACACAATCTGGGTCAAAGAAATGGTGGGGCCCTTGTGGTCATCGAAGCGATCCATGGTCTTGAGGCTGAGGATCATGTGCAGGCCGTAGGTGAAGATGAAGAGCATGAAGAGGGACGTGAGCAGCCCCATCCATATGCCGGGGGAGAAGAAGCCGGCGCAGTCGCTGGCGTAGGAGAACTGCTCGCCCATCACATTGAAAGCTTGGATctgacagacacacagacatgggTCAGAAAGGACCGTCGGGAGGCCCAGCAGGGACTACATGCCCGAGCCTGAGCCCAAGCGATTCTGTGGCTCTTCAGGCCTCTCCTTGCCTCTCAACCACCAGCCTTGGCTCCCCGACCTGAAGCTGGGCCACCCCTGCTCCATACCTGGAAGTCCTGAAGTGTCATCTGCCAGTGGGAGGGCTGCGTGCGGGCCACGAGGAGACTGCCCTTCTTGCTCAGGCTGCTGACGTACTCACAGTGGAAGGAATAGATGCTGGGTCCTGTGACCTGGGAAGCATTGAAGTAGGCGACAGAGCCATTGCTGTGGATTTCGAGGCGCTCCATGGTAAACCAGTGCCGGGCGGACACTGGGTAGAGGCGGTTGGCCAGAATGAACCTGGGGAAGGTGGCAGGGATATCAGgcgagctggggaggcagaggtcacaccAGCCCACCCACACCTCAACCACCCCCAGGACTTACTTGAATGTCACTGTGGTACCAAAGAGTCGTTCATAGGTCAGTGACAGCCTGCAAGGCCAGAGAAAGGGGCACACTGTGAGGCTCTGCGAGGGCCTTCAGCACCTTTGAGAACAAGTTCCTCAGCTCTGCTTCTACCTAAGCTGCCTCAGGTCCTTGCAGCCACCTGCAGAAGCAGTGTCTCCACTTGACAGGAAAACTGGGGATTCGGTCAAATTCCAAGCCCAGAACAGAGCTGGAAGCCAGGACCTAGGTCCTCCTTGCCACCAGCACGGGGGTCCTTCCTCTCGTTCCCCTGGACTCACTGCCCCTTTTACTGCCTCTTAGGGTCACTGAGGCACCTGGGCTGGGCTTTAGGGGTGAGAGCAAATGGAAGGGCATGGTTGCCTCATAAATGGCTCAGGTAGCTGGCCTGGTATTTACCCATACACAGTCCCAGAGGTTTTGCTCAAGGGGGAGGTGACAGATTCCCAGGTAACCTTGACATGTTAACAATAAAGGTTCCAACCAAAGACTCACAAGCATGGGGAGGCAGAGGTCTGGACAACTCCCTCCAACAGCAACCTCCTGCATCCTCATGCTGCCCAGACCCCAAAGAGACCATGGCCATCCCCACCACAACACACAGACCTGACCCTGGCTCCCTGCCCCACCTGTGACCCACAGTGTTGGGAAGGTCACCTGTGGTGGCACAGTCCTCCCCAGCCTAGTGCCCTTGCCTGGCAAAGGAGTCATTCCAGAAGGAGCCAGTCAGGTTGAGCTCCTGCACCCCAAAGGTGAGGGGGGTCAGATCCTCCCACTGGTCCTTGTACGCCACAGAGAAGTTTTGGGCCCAGAACAGGATCCGGGGAGCGGTGTCATTGTAACTCACAGGAGGATGGATCACAGGTGATGCTGGCTGTTTTTGTAGCAGCTGGCGACCTAGCCCCTCAGCTACCACAGCTACATCACGGACCACCTGCAGAAACACCCAACCAGCCTTCTTTCAGCAGCCCTGTGAGACTGTCATGCTCCAACCCAACTGTCATGCCTCCCCCCACCAGGGCACCCTGTCCACTATCTCAAAGTCTTACCAGCCTTTCTTCCAGGACACTTTCCCTGATGGCCCCTAAGCCCTGATGACATTCCTAGTCCCTCAAACTTAGATCATTTAGACTTAGTGTCCTAGTCTGCCACCCACAAGCCTACAGGACGAGATGGAAAGCTACCCCTGGAATGGGGAGGCAGGACTTGAGTGCTCATCCTACTCCTCCCCGAGAGTCAGCCCAGGGACCAGCCACTCCAGAGTCACACCACAAGGGTTCTGTGCCTGATACCTCCCCTATGCTGGGACCCCGGGGGGCCTGCCTGTGGCATACACCCCCACCTCCAGGGAGACTCACCACACTGCCTCTCCCCACAAGCCCTAGAGCCCCTGCCGGAAGGGCACGTACCCTGGAAGGGCGGACCGCTGTGAGGGCTGCTGTATATGGGACATCTTCGGACTTGAGTGTGCTCAGGACCTGCCCGATGATCTCATCTGAGGGTCAAGAAGGAAGCAGAGACCCAGGTCACCAGGCAGCCTGCTTAAAGAAACACTCCACCGTCTGCTTTAGAAACCCTTCTAGACCAGCTGAAAGTGGTGATTTGACTTTCCACTGAGGATCCTTAGGAGCAGCTATTTCTCATCCCACCCCCATTTCCAGCTTCCCTGGGGACAACTGTGGCTTCAGTAATCGACTCCCTAATGTGAAGCCCTACCTATGTGACAAGAGAAAATGCATGTAAATACAGAAAACTTCCCATCCACCCACAAAAGGATCAAGACTGCTTTTCCACGGGGAGTGACTGTCCTTTATCGCAAATAGGTAAGTCCCAGAATTGTTTTTCCAAATGTCTGCAGTCTAGTAAACCCATAACTCTAGGATGCTTGCTGCCTGCACAGAAACTGGCTGCACAGGCTCCAGTGCACAGGCCCCCTCTGCCGAGTGGGGTCCGACTGGACAGGGTCCTCTGCCAGGTGGTCCCTGGCTAGTCCCAGAAGCCAGCATTTCCCTGCTCCACTGCCAGCTGCCTCAAGAAGCAGGCGGGCCACCCTGGgagtgaggaggctgaggaactgCAGGCCAGCTCTCTCTGTTGTCCCTGCCCAAGGGCTGTATGAGGACGTACATCCTGCCTGAC from Saimiri boliviensis isolate mSaiBol1 chromosome X, mSaiBol1.pri, whole genome shotgun sequence includes the following:
- the ATP6AP1 gene encoding V-type proton ATPase subunit S1; protein product: MMAATATARVRTGLRCASVLWRMPWLPVFLSLAAAAAAAEQQVPLVLWSSDRDLWAPAADTHEGHITSDLQLSTYLDPALELGPRNVLLFLQDKLSVEDFTAYGGVFGNKQDSAFSNLENALELAPSSLVLPAVDWYAVSTLTTYLQEKLGASPLHVDLATLRELKLNASLPALLLIRLPYLASSGLMAPREVLTGNDEIIGQVLSTLKSEDVPYTAALTAVRPSRVVRDVAVVAEGLGRQLLQKQPASPVIHPPVSYNDTAPRILFWAQNFSVAYKDQWEDLTPLTFGVQELNLTGSFWNDSFARLSLTYERLFGTTVTFKFILANRLYPVSARHWFTMERLEIHSNGSVAYFNASQVTGPSIYSFHCEYVSSLSKKGSLLVARTQPSHWQMTLQDFQIQAFNVMGEQFSYASDCAGFFSPGIWMGLLTSLFMLFIFTYGLHMILSLKTMDRFDDHKGPTISLTQIV